Proteins found in one Canis lupus baileyi chromosome 26, mCanLup2.hap1, whole genome shotgun sequence genomic segment:
- the LOC140618390 gene encoding copine-1 isoform X2, which yields MAHCVTLVQLSISCDHLIDKDIASKSDPLCVLLQDVGGGSWAELGRTERVRNCSSPEFSKTLQLEYHFETVQKLRFGIYDIDNKTPELGDDDFLGGAECSLGQIVSSHIITLPLMLKPGKPAGRGTITVSAQEMKDSHVVTMEVEARNLDKKDFLGKSDPFLEFFRQGDGKWHLAYRSEVIKNNLNPTWKRFSVPLQHFCGGDPSTPIQVRCSDYDSDGSHDLIGTFYTSLAQLQAVPVEFECIHPEKQQKKKSYKNSGTVRVKICQVETQYSFLDYVMGGCQINFTVGMDFTGSNGDPSSPDSLHYLSPSGVNEYLTALWSVGSVIQDYDSDKLFPAFGFGAQVPPDWQVSHEFALNFNPSNPYCTGIQGIVDAYRQALPQVRLYGPTNFAPIINHVARLATQAAYQRTASQYFVLLLLTDGAVTDVEATREAVVRASHLPMSVIIVGVGGADFEAMEQLDADGGPLRTRSGEAAARDIVQFVPYRRFQNAPRETLAQTVLAEVPTQLVSYFKAQGWAPFKPLPPPAKSPAQAPQV from the exons ATGGCCCACTGCGTGACCTTGGTTCAGCTATCCATTTCCTGTGACCACCTCATTGACAAGGACATCGCCTCCAAGTCTGACCCACTCTGCGTCCTTTTACAGGATGTGGGAGGGGGCAGCTGGGCTGAG CTTGGCCGAACTGAGCGAGTACGGAACTGCTCAAGCCCTGAATTCTCTAAGACTCTGCAGCTTGAGTACCACTTTGAAACAGTCCAGAAGCTCCGATTTGGCATCTATGACATAGACAACAAGACACCTGAGCTGGGGGATGATGACTTCCTAGGAGGGGCTGAGTGTTCCCTAGGACAG ATTGTGTCCAGCCACATAATAACTCTACCCTTGATGCTGAAGCCTGGAAAACCTGCTGGGCGGGGGACCATCACG GTATCTGCTCAAGAGATGAAGGATAGTCATGTAGTGACCATGGAGGTGGAGGCCAGAAATCTAGATAAGAAG GACTTCCTGGGGAAATCGGATCCATTCTTGGAGTTCTTCCGTCAGGGTGATGGGAAATGGCACCTGGCCTACAGATCTGAG GTAATCAAGAACAACTTGAACCCTACATGGAAGCGCTTCTCTGTTCCCCTTCAGCATTTCTGTGGGGGAGACCCCAGCACACCCATCCAG GTGCGATGCTCCGATTATGACAGTGATGGTTCACACGATCTCATTGGTACCTTCTACACCAGCTTGGCCCAACTGCAAGCAGTTCCG GTTGAGTTTGAATGCATCCACCCTGagaaacagcagaaaaagaaaagctacaagAACTCTGGGACTGTTCGTGTCAAGATTTGCCAG GTAGAAACACAATATTCATTCCTGGACTATGTGATGGGAGGCTGTCAAATCAACTTCACT GTAGGCATGGACTTCACGGGCTCCAATGGAGACCCTTCCTCCCCGGACTCCCTGCACTACCTGAGCCCATCAGGGGTCAATGAATACCTGACAGCACTGTGGAGTGTGGGCAGCGTGATCCAGGACTATGACTC GGACAAGCTGTTCCCAGCATTTGGATTTGGGGCCCAGGTACCTCCTGATTGGCAG GTCTCCCATGAATTTGCCTTGAACTTCAACCCCAGTAACCCCTACTGCACAG GCATCCAGGGCATTGTAGATGCTTACCGCCAAGCCCTGCCCCAAGTTCGCCTCTATGGCCCCACCAACTTCGCACCCATTATCAACCACGTGGCCAGGTTGGCAACCCAGGCTGCATATCAGAGGACGGCCTCG CAATACTTCGTGCTGTTGCTGCTGACTGATGGTGCTGTGACAGATGTGGAGGCTACACGTGAGGCTGTGGTGCGTGCCTCCCACCTGCCCATGTCAGTGATCATCGTGGGTGTGGGTGGTGCTGACTTCGAGGCCATGGAGCAACTAGATGCTGACGGTGGACCCCTGCGGACACGCTCTGGGGAGGCAGCTGCCCGTGACATAGTGCAGTTTGTGCCCTACCGCCGCTTCCAAAAT GCCCCTCGGGAGACACTGGCACAAACTGTGCTTGCAGAAGTACCCACACAGCTGGTCTCCTACTTCAAGGCCCAAGGTTGGGCCCCATTCAAGCCACTTCCACCCCCAGCAAAGAGTCCTGCACAGGCCCCTCAGGTCTAG
- the LOC140618390 gene encoding copine-1 isoform X3, producing the protein MMHMAHCVTLVQLSISCDHLIDKDIASKSDPLCVLLQDVGGGSWAELGRTERVRNCSSPEFSKTLQLEYHFETVQKLRFGIYDIDNKTPELGDDDFLGGAECSLGQIVSSHIITLPLMLKPGKPAGRGTITVSAQEMKDSHVVTMEVEARNLDKKDFLGKSDPFLEFFRQGDGKWHLAYRSEVIKNNLNPTWKRFSVPLQHFCGGDPSTPIQVRCSDYDSDGSHDLIGTFYTSLAQLQAVPVEFECIHPEKQQKKKSYKNSGTVRVKICQVETQYSFLDYVMGGCQINFTVGMDFTGSNGDPSSPDSLHYLSPSGVNEYLTALWSVGSVIQDYDSDKLFPAFGFGAQVPPDWQVSHEFALNFNPSNPYCTGIQGIVDAYRQALPQVRLYGPTNFAPIINHVARLATQAAYQRTASQYFVLLLLTDGAVTDVEATREAVVRASHLPMSVIIVGVGGADFEAMEQLDADGGPLRTRSGEAAARDIVQFVPYRRFQNAPRETLAQTVLAEVPTQLVSYFKAQGWAPFKPLPPPAKSPAQAPQV; encoded by the exons ATGGCCCACTGCGTGACCTTGGTTCAGCTATCCATTTCCTGTGACCACCTCATTGACAAGGACATCGCCTCCAAGTCTGACCCACTCTGCGTCCTTTTACAGGATGTGGGAGGGGGCAGCTGGGCTGAG CTTGGCCGAACTGAGCGAGTACGGAACTGCTCAAGCCCTGAATTCTCTAAGACTCTGCAGCTTGAGTACCACTTTGAAACAGTCCAGAAGCTCCGATTTGGCATCTATGACATAGACAACAAGACACCTGAGCTGGGGGATGATGACTTCCTAGGAGGGGCTGAGTGTTCCCTAGGACAG ATTGTGTCCAGCCACATAATAACTCTACCCTTGATGCTGAAGCCTGGAAAACCTGCTGGGCGGGGGACCATCACG GTATCTGCTCAAGAGATGAAGGATAGTCATGTAGTGACCATGGAGGTGGAGGCCAGAAATCTAGATAAGAAG GACTTCCTGGGGAAATCGGATCCATTCTTGGAGTTCTTCCGTCAGGGTGATGGGAAATGGCACCTGGCCTACAGATCTGAG GTAATCAAGAACAACTTGAACCCTACATGGAAGCGCTTCTCTGTTCCCCTTCAGCATTTCTGTGGGGGAGACCCCAGCACACCCATCCAG GTGCGATGCTCCGATTATGACAGTGATGGTTCACACGATCTCATTGGTACCTTCTACACCAGCTTGGCCCAACTGCAAGCAGTTCCG GTTGAGTTTGAATGCATCCACCCTGagaaacagcagaaaaagaaaagctacaagAACTCTGGGACTGTTCGTGTCAAGATTTGCCAG GTAGAAACACAATATTCATTCCTGGACTATGTGATGGGAGGCTGTCAAATCAACTTCACT GTAGGCATGGACTTCACGGGCTCCAATGGAGACCCTTCCTCCCCGGACTCCCTGCACTACCTGAGCCCATCAGGGGTCAATGAATACCTGACAGCACTGTGGAGTGTGGGCAGCGTGATCCAGGACTATGACTC GGACAAGCTGTTCCCAGCATTTGGATTTGGGGCCCAGGTACCTCCTGATTGGCAG GTCTCCCATGAATTTGCCTTGAACTTCAACCCCAGTAACCCCTACTGCACAG GCATCCAGGGCATTGTAGATGCTTACCGCCAAGCCCTGCCCCAAGTTCGCCTCTATGGCCCCACCAACTTCGCACCCATTATCAACCACGTGGCCAGGTTGGCAACCCAGGCTGCATATCAGAGGACGGCCTCG CAATACTTCGTGCTGTTGCTGCTGACTGATGGTGCTGTGACAGATGTGGAGGCTACACGTGAGGCTGTGGTGCGTGCCTCCCACCTGCCCATGTCAGTGATCATCGTGGGTGTGGGTGGTGCTGACTTCGAGGCCATGGAGCAACTAGATGCTGACGGTGGACCCCTGCGGACACGCTCTGGGGAGGCAGCTGCCCGTGACATAGTGCAGTTTGTGCCCTACCGCCGCTTCCAAAAT GCCCCTCGGGAGACACTGGCACAAACTGTGCTTGCAGAAGTACCCACACAGCTGGTCTCCTACTTCAAGGCCCAAGGTTGGGCCCCATTCAAGCCACTTCCACCCCCAGCAAAGAGTCCTGCACAGGCCCCTCAGGTCTAG